The Rhodocytophaga rosea genome has a segment encoding these proteins:
- a CDS encoding complex I subunit 4 family protein, with the protein MTQYLLSLLVFIPLIASVLILFIPENKTLLFKTITLFVNLLQLALAGLMYIQADATQTGVHDESTFQFVERSNWITLNMGSAGKLSIDYFVGVDGLSIPLVLLSAIVLVIGAISSWSVEKKAKGYFALYLLLSSTIVGCFVALDMFLFYLFFEFMLLPMYFLIGIWGGERREYAAIKFFIYTLVGSVFILIVMIGLYISVIDPSATAMESGLSGNNAITQVQQRVAAGTVESSKLVHTFDMLAMMNVKNYIPGSFLHPASTTSIFGIPARLLAFLLVFIGFAVKLPVVPLHTWLPDAHVEAPTPISVILAGILLKIGAYGFLRIAYSIFPEGGLHYAWLVGLLGVISIIYGACNALAAHDMKRMIAYSSVSHMGFVLIGLASVTAEGVSGAVFQLFSHGVLSALLFLIVGVLYDRTHDKQIENYRGLAGKMPVYTSVVIVAFFASLGLPGFSGFIGELFALTGAFGSAYLPKWMAILSMGGLILGAAYFLWTLQGMFFGTFWVSGGSAWQIQLTDLSAREKLMMVSLAVLGIVFGLFPGLLLDVMESSVAQFVKLVIETNNTANIP; encoded by the coding sequence ATGACGCAATACCTACTTTCGCTGCTGGTTTTTATTCCGCTGATTGCTTCAGTGTTAATTCTCTTCATCCCGGAAAATAAAACGCTGCTTTTTAAAACCATTACCCTGTTTGTCAACCTGCTGCAATTAGCTCTGGCCGGACTTATGTACATACAGGCAGATGCCACCCAAACTGGTGTACATGATGAATCTACCTTTCAGTTTGTGGAACGCAGTAACTGGATCACTCTGAATATGGGTAGTGCCGGCAAACTCTCCATTGATTATTTTGTGGGTGTTGATGGCCTGAGTATACCGCTTGTGTTGCTCTCCGCAATAGTGCTGGTGATTGGGGCGATTTCTTCCTGGTCGGTTGAGAAAAAGGCAAAAGGGTATTTTGCGTTGTATTTGCTGTTGAGCAGTACCATTGTAGGCTGTTTTGTAGCCCTGGATATGTTCCTGTTTTACCTGTTCTTTGAGTTTATGCTGCTGCCGATGTATTTTCTGATCGGTATCTGGGGAGGTGAAAGGCGGGAATATGCGGCGATCAAGTTTTTTATCTATACCCTGGTGGGCTCTGTATTCATACTGATTGTGATGATCGGCCTCTACATTTCTGTAATTGATCCTTCGGCAACTGCTATGGAATCAGGTTTATCAGGTAATAACGCCATTACACAGGTTCAGCAAAGAGTAGCTGCCGGAACGGTAGAAAGCAGTAAACTGGTGCATACTTTCGATATGCTGGCTATGATGAATGTAAAAAACTACATTCCTGGTTCGTTTCTCCATCCGGCTTCAACCACAAGTATTTTTGGAATTCCTGCCAGGTTACTTGCCTTTTTACTCGTATTTATAGGTTTTGCTGTAAAATTACCGGTAGTTCCGCTGCACACCTGGCTGCCCGATGCACACGTAGAAGCACCTACGCCTATTTCTGTAATTCTGGCTGGCATTCTATTAAAAATCGGAGCCTACGGATTTCTGCGTATTGCTTACTCTATTTTCCCAGAAGGCGGACTACATTACGCCTGGCTGGTGGGTTTGCTAGGCGTGATCTCTATTATTTATGGTGCCTGTAATGCCCTGGCCGCCCATGACATGAAACGCATGATCGCTTATTCTTCCGTGTCGCACATGGGGTTTGTGCTGATTGGGCTGGCTTCTGTTACGGCAGAAGGTGTAAGTGGTGCCGTTTTCCAGCTATTTAGTCATGGCGTATTGTCGGCATTATTATTCCTGATTGTGGGTGTACTCTACGACCGGACGCATGATAAACAAATAGAAAACTACCGGGGGCTTGCGGGAAAAATGCCGGTGTATACATCGGTAGTAATAGTCGCTTTTTTTGCTTCTCTGGGATTGCCTGGATTCTCAGGTTTTATTGGAGAATTATTCGCCTTGACAGGGGCTTTTGGTTCAGCATATCTACCCAAATGGATGGCTATTCTGTCGATGGGCGGGTTAATTCTGGGTGCTGCTTACTTCCTGTGGACCCTGCAAGGGATGTTCTTCGGTACATTCTGGGTATCGGGCGGATCAGCCTGGCAAATACAACTCACTGACCTGAGCGCCAGAGAAAAACTGATGATGGTTTCACTGGCTGTTTTAGGAATTGTATTTGGTTTATTTCCTGGCTTGCTGCTTGATGTGATGGAAAGTTCTGTAGCACAATTTGTAAAGCTGGTGATAGAAACCAACAACACAGCGAATATACCTTAG
- the nuoL gene encoding NADH-quinone oxidoreductase subunit L, giving the protein MPDDVMVISALLLVCLPLLVSGLLLFAGKKYPSGSAILTIISTGICFLLSTFLFLQSWPDSIYTFQYSWFHVGRYTFTADILIDKWAACMLLVVSFISLLVQVYSTAYMKGDIRYAQYFAYLSLFMAAMLGIVLAGNLLVMYVAWELVGFSSYLLIGFWLEKPQAARAARNAFLVNRVGDTGFLLAIIILLVQFGTLDIQTLITSPASIDPLWLTIAGLGLFSGCVAKSAQFPLQIWLPGAMAGPTPVSALIHAATMVAAGVFLLVRMFPLFNAEVLTVIAITGTITAFMGAVAALFQTDIKRLLAFSTISQLGYMVMGIGVGAYQAAFLHLLTHAFFKACLFLSAGAVIHSLHQLEHNSHMHFDTQDMRLMGGLRKQMPVTFICYLLAGLSLAGLPLFSGFLSKDAILLGALNWADSRNHFLWYLIPDIGFITAFLTALYIGRQLILVFLGAFRLPHYLPIVKHSQHDVRDVPAVMKMPMGTLAVLSLFVFFSFNPFNASGGWLLSRLHTTPESASSWHSFAVIMSIVLSTGGLATAYFLTGNNRFKVPQALKNISLHNWYLSIIYRKIFINPGRQVVYSAQQTDAKVIDKLVDYTGIITVVLAHIIAWVDRIFVDGTVNLISRMAGYLGLFTKSAQTGKIQHYFIFALAGLLILVFWIIL; this is encoded by the coding sequence ATGCCTGATGATGTGATGGTTATAAGCGCTTTACTATTAGTATGTTTACCCTTACTGGTAAGTGGTTTACTGTTGTTTGCAGGCAAAAAATATCCATCCGGGAGCGCTATCCTAACTATTATCAGTACCGGCATTTGTTTTCTGCTGAGCACATTCCTTTTCCTGCAATCCTGGCCAGATTCTATATATACTTTTCAATATAGCTGGTTTCATGTAGGCAGGTATACATTTACAGCCGATATACTTATAGATAAATGGGCTGCCTGTATGCTGCTAGTGGTAAGTTTTATTTCGCTGCTGGTGCAGGTATATTCTACGGCTTATATGAAAGGCGACATACGATATGCACAGTATTTTGCTTACCTCTCATTGTTTATGGCGGCCATGCTGGGAATTGTGCTGGCTGGCAATCTGCTGGTAATGTATGTGGCCTGGGAACTGGTGGGATTCTCCTCCTATTTGCTGATTGGATTCTGGCTGGAGAAACCACAAGCTGCCAGAGCTGCCAGGAACGCCTTTCTGGTGAACCGGGTGGGTGACACCGGATTTCTGCTGGCTATTATTATTTTGCTTGTACAGTTCGGAACATTGGATATTCAAACACTTATAACCAGTCCAGCATCCATAGATCCACTCTGGCTCACCATTGCCGGATTAGGTTTGTTTAGTGGTTGTGTAGCAAAATCAGCACAATTTCCCTTACAAATCTGGTTGCCAGGCGCTATGGCCGGACCAACCCCGGTTTCGGCACTCATTCATGCAGCAACGATGGTGGCAGCCGGTGTATTTCTGCTGGTACGGATGTTCCCTCTTTTTAATGCAGAAGTGCTTACGGTGATTGCCATTACTGGTACTATTACCGCTTTTATGGGAGCGGTAGCCGCTCTTTTCCAGACGGATATTAAACGTTTACTGGCTTTTTCTACTATTTCGCAATTAGGCTATATGGTAATGGGGATAGGCGTAGGTGCGTATCAGGCGGCTTTTCTGCATTTGCTTACCCATGCTTTTTTTAAAGCCTGCCTGTTTCTTTCTGCCGGGGCAGTAATTCATTCCTTACACCAGCTGGAACACAATAGCCATATGCATTTCGACACACAGGATATGCGGCTAATGGGCGGATTACGGAAACAAATGCCTGTTACATTTATTTGTTACCTGCTGGCTGGTTTATCACTGGCTGGCCTGCCTTTATTCTCCGGCTTTTTGTCGAAAGATGCCATTTTGCTGGGTGCCCTCAACTGGGCAGATTCCCGGAATCATTTTCTGTGGTACCTGATTCCTGATATCGGATTCATTACTGCATTTTTAACAGCACTTTACATTGGCAGGCAGCTGATTCTGGTTTTCCTGGGCGCTTTCCGTTTGCCACACTATCTTCCAATTGTCAAACACTCACAGCATGACGTTCGGGATGTACCAGCGGTAATGAAAATGCCTATGGGAACACTGGCCGTTTTATCGCTATTTGTGTTTTTCTCCTTCAATCCTTTCAATGCATCGGGCGGCTGGCTATTAAGCAGACTACATACAACACCTGAATCTGCTTCTTCCTGGCATAGTTTTGCCGTAATTATGTCCATCGTACTTTCCACTGGTGGACTAGCAACCGCTTATTTTCTGACCGGAAACAACCGTTTCAAGGTTCCGCAGGCACTGAAAAATATCTCCTTGCATAACTGGTATCTGAGCATTATATACCGGAAAATATTTATTAATCCAGGCCGGCAAGTAGTGTACTCTGCACAGCAAACAGATGCCAAAGTGATTGATAAACTGGTGGATTATACCGGTATCATAACCGTTGTGCTGGCGCATATCATTGCCTGGGTAGACCGCATCTTTGTAGATGGCACTGTAAACCTCATCTCCAGAATGGCTGGTTATCTGGGGCTGTTCACAAAATCTGCCCAGACCGGGAAAATACAACATTATTTTATATTCGCCTTAGCAGGGTTGCTTATATTGGTGTTCTGGATAATTTTGTAA
- the nuoK gene encoding NADH-quinone oxidoreductase subunit NuoK, which yields MIPPEYYLFIGALLFCIGIVIIITKRNAIVVLMGIELILNAANINLVAFSQYDPQRLQGQLFALFVIVVAACEAAVALAIVLRVYQYYQTIHLDEVSELKEE from the coding sequence ATGATACCACCAGAATATTATTTATTTATCGGTGCCTTATTATTTTGCATAGGCATTGTAATTATTATCACCAAACGCAATGCAATTGTAGTGCTAATGGGTATTGAGTTGATTCTGAATGCGGCCAATATCAATCTGGTTGCCTTCAGCCAGTATGACCCCCAGCGGTTGCAAGGACAGTTATTTGCTTTGTTTGTGATTGTGGTGGCTGCCTGCGAAGCGGCTGTGGCGCTGGCAATTGTGCTGAGAGTATACCAGTATTATCAAACCATTCATCTGGATGAGGTGAGCGAGTTAAAAGAGGAATAG
- a CDS encoding chorismate-binding protein: protein MSVNQSILSAKKSALFEALFQTAQVQQVPLAFWRLPKSEEIHCIADLSGSTTRKIDLEELPAGFAFSPFINPDGQQTLFIKADIHYTIQDNQLSQSVLPGQDTLFNKQQAFQEELQLKLEQLHQAVPGRAGEIAVMAAESSPEDRDYFTDIVARGRRAIAKGNFQKVVLSRTRTVQLLENYNPADTFYRLCQFYPQAFVSWVYIPGIGMWMGASPEILISIDKQQFFRTVSLAGTQPYRAQIPVSRAVWTQKEIEEQALVCRYIVNCFKKIRLREYEEIGPKTVIAGNLMHLRTDFIVDMQATNFPQLGTVMLELLHPTSAVCGMPKEPALEFIRTHERHQRQFYSGYLGPVNINQETHLFVNLRCMQIQSGKAILYAGAGITSDSNPEREWAETEFKCQTLLKVLEKAV, encoded by the coding sequence ATGTCCGTAAACCAGTCCATACTATCCGCTAAAAAATCTGCTTTGTTTGAGGCCCTTTTTCAGACAGCCCAGGTGCAGCAGGTTCCGCTTGCTTTCTGGCGATTGCCCAAAAGTGAAGAAATTCATTGTATTGCCGACCTGAGTGGATCAACAACCAGAAAAATAGATCTGGAAGAACTGCCGGCCGGTTTTGCTTTTAGCCCGTTTATCAATCCGGATGGACAGCAAACCTTATTTATCAAAGCCGATATTCATTATACGATTCAGGATAACCAGCTCTCTCAGTCTGTGCTGCCAGGGCAGGATACACTATTTAATAAACAACAGGCTTTTCAGGAAGAATTGCAACTCAAACTTGAACAATTACATCAAGCGGTTCCGGGAAGGGCAGGGGAGATTGCAGTGATGGCTGCGGAAAGTTCACCGGAAGACCGGGATTATTTCACAGATATAGTAGCCAGAGGCAGAAGGGCCATTGCCAAAGGAAATTTTCAGAAAGTAGTATTGTCGCGTACCAGAACCGTTCAATTGCTCGAAAATTATAATCCGGCCGATACATTTTACCGCTTATGCCAGTTTTATCCGCAGGCCTTTGTGTCATGGGTGTATATACCTGGCATTGGCATGTGGATGGGTGCTTCGCCGGAAATTCTGATCAGTATTGATAAGCAGCAGTTTTTCCGGACGGTTTCTCTGGCAGGTACGCAGCCCTACCGCGCACAAATCCCGGTGAGCCGGGCAGTATGGACACAAAAAGAGATTGAAGAACAAGCATTGGTTTGCCGCTATATTGTGAACTGTTTTAAAAAAATCCGTTTGCGGGAATATGAGGAGATTGGACCAAAAACAGTGATTGCCGGAAACCTGATGCATTTGCGGACTGATTTTATCGTAGATATGCAGGCTACTAATTTTCCGCAACTGGGTACAGTGATGCTCGAACTGCTGCACCCGACCTCTGCCGTTTGTGGCATGCCCAAAGAGCCAGCTCTTGAATTCATCCGCACCCATGAGCGGCATCAGCGGCAGTTTTACAGCGGCTATCTAGGGCCAGTAAATATAAACCAGGAAACCCATTTGTTTGTGAACTTACGCTGTATGCAAATCCAGTCTGGAAAAGCGATTCTATATGCAGGTGCTGGTATTACTTCTGATTCCAACCCCGAACGGGAATGGGCGGAAACTGAATTTAAATGCCAGACTTTGCTGAAAGTACTGGAGAAAGCAGTATAA
- a CDS encoding MFS transporter: protein MAQHITSTTPLSSTDSTNITEKTNIWQVILASSAGTVIEWYDFYIFGSLATFIAAKFYPQGNDLVAYLSTLATFATGFIVRPFGALVFGRLGDLIGRKYTFLITMFLMGGATFVIGILPGYQTIGILAPIMLVLLRLLQGLALGGEYGGAATYVAEHSPDAKRGYYTSFIQTTATLGLFISIGVILITRLSLGDEDFKEWGWRLPFLLSLILVIGSYIIRARLKESPLFTKMKAEGKTSKNPLKESFANKENLKMVLLALFGATAGQGVVWYTGQFYALSFMEKVLKIDYLTCYTIVGVALVFATPFFVVFGSLSDRIGRKSIMMAGCLIAAVSYIPIYQAMHAFAGPIVEITAASTSADGTAIPSVMQAASPNVPILTLLVFIQVLFVTMVYGPIAAYLVELFPTRIRYTSMSLPYHVGNGVFGGLVPFIATYVVAETGNIYAGLAYPIGVAIITFIIGTLFVKDRRHVKITD, encoded by the coding sequence ATGGCTCAGCATATAACAAGTACAACTCCTTTATCCAGTACAGATTCTACGAACATAACTGAAAAAACGAATATCTGGCAGGTAATTCTGGCTTCCTCGGCCGGAACTGTGATCGAATGGTATGATTTCTACATTTTTGGAAGTTTAGCCACCTTTATTGCCGCTAAATTCTATCCCCAGGGCAATGACCTGGTAGCCTATTTATCTACCCTGGCCACTTTTGCTACCGGCTTCATCGTCCGTCCGTTTGGTGCGCTGGTATTTGGAAGGCTGGGCGATCTGATCGGCCGGAAATATACTTTTCTCATAACCATGTTTCTGATGGGAGGCGCTACATTCGTAATAGGTATTTTGCCGGGTTACCAAACCATCGGAATTCTGGCGCCTATTATGCTCGTATTGCTTCGCCTCTTACAAGGATTGGCGCTGGGTGGTGAATATGGTGGTGCTGCCACCTATGTAGCCGAGCATTCACCGGATGCCAAACGGGGGTATTATACCAGTTTCATTCAGACTACCGCTACGCTGGGCCTGTTTATATCCATTGGTGTTATTTTAATCACCCGTCTTTCATTGGGTGATGAAGATTTCAAAGAATGGGGATGGCGCTTGCCTTTCCTGCTTTCGCTGATTCTGGTGATCGGTTCCTATATTATCCGGGCCAGGTTGAAAGAATCTCCCTTGTTTACTAAAATGAAAGCGGAAGGAAAAACTTCTAAAAACCCATTAAAAGAGAGTTTTGCCAATAAAGAGAATCTGAAAATGGTATTGCTGGCACTGTTTGGAGCCACTGCCGGACAAGGCGTAGTCTGGTATACTGGCCAGTTTTATGCGCTCAGTTTTATGGAAAAAGTCCTCAAAATTGATTACCTGACTTGTTATACGATTGTGGGTGTCGCCCTTGTATTTGCTACTCCATTTTTTGTGGTATTTGGCAGTTTATCGGATAGAATTGGCCGCAAAAGCATTATGATGGCTGGCTGTCTGATTGCGGCTGTTTCTTATATTCCCATTTACCAGGCCATGCACGCTTTTGCAGGGCCGATTGTTGAAATTACTGCTGCTTCTACATCTGCCGACGGAACAGCAATTCCATCCGTGATGCAGGCTGCCAGTCCAAATGTGCCTATTCTCACATTGCTGGTTTTTATTCAGGTACTTTTTGTAACCATGGTATACGGTCCGATCGCGGCCTATCTGGTGGAGTTATTTCCAACCCGTATCCGCTATACTTCTATGTCGCTTCCTTACCATGTCGGCAATGGCGTTTTTGGAGGTCTGGTGCCATTCATTGCGACCTATGTAGTGGCTGAAACTGGAAATATTTATGCAGGTCTGGCGTATCCGATCGGGGTTGCTATTATCACTTTTATCATAGGCACTTTGTTTGTAAAAGACAGAAGGCATGTGAAGATTACGGATTGA
- the acs gene encoding acetate--CoA ligase, with protein MIPTIKTFEEYQQQYSLSVQNPEAFWEEKASYFQWRKKWDKTLEWNFQEPNIKWFRGGKLNITENCLDRHLAERGDETALIWEPNDPEEHFRKFTYRELYNKVCQFANVLKNNGAKKGDRICIYMPMVPELAIAVLACARIGAIHSVVFGGFSAQSIADRIQDAQCSLVITSDGGFRGNKEVQLKTVIDDALVQCPSVKKVIVLTRSRTPIAMIKGRDVWWEDEIKKVETLGLNECKAEEMDAEDMLFILYTSGSTGKPKGVVHTCGGYMVYSAYTFQTTFQYNPGEVHFCTADIGWITGHSYIVYGPLLSGATSLMFEGVPTWPNSGRMWDIVQKYKVNILYTAPTAIRSLMSFGLEPIKGKDLNSLTKLGSVGEPINEEAWHWYDDNIGQKRCPITDTWWQTETGGIMIAPIAGVTPTKPGYATLPLPGIQPVLVDENGKEIVGNGVSGNLCIKFPWPGMLRTTYGDHERCRVNYFATYPGLYFTGDGCLRDQDGYYRITGRVDDVLNVSGHRIGTAEVENAINMYSDVVESAVVGYPHDVKGQGIYAFVICTPHLNDDELTRKDILMTVSRIIGPIAKPDKIQFVKGLPKTRSGKIMRRILRKIAEGDIANLGDTSTLLDPAVVDEIKAGALISVKTH; from the coding sequence ATGATACCTACCATTAAAACCTTTGAAGAATACCAGCAGCAGTATAGCCTGAGTGTACAAAATCCGGAAGCTTTCTGGGAAGAAAAAGCTTCTTATTTTCAGTGGCGCAAGAAGTGGGACAAAACCCTGGAATGGAATTTTCAGGAACCCAATATAAAATGGTTTAGGGGCGGAAAGCTAAACATCACTGAGAACTGTCTGGACCGCCACCTGGCTGAAAGGGGCGATGAAACGGCTTTGATCTGGGAACCCAACGATCCGGAAGAACATTTCCGTAAATTCACTTACCGGGAATTGTATAACAAAGTATGCCAGTTTGCCAATGTGCTCAAAAATAACGGCGCTAAAAAAGGCGACCGTATTTGTATCTACATGCCCATGGTGCCCGAACTGGCCATTGCCGTACTGGCCTGTGCCCGGATTGGCGCTATTCATTCGGTGGTATTTGGTGGTTTTTCTGCCCAGTCTATTGCCGACCGTATCCAGGATGCCCAGTGTTCGCTGGTAATTACCAGTGATGGAGGTTTCCGGGGAAATAAAGAAGTGCAGCTTAAAACAGTGATTGATGATGCACTGGTACAATGCCCATCGGTGAAAAAAGTAATTGTGCTTACCCGCAGCCGCACACCCATTGCCATGATCAAAGGCCGCGATGTATGGTGGGAAGATGAAATCAAAAAAGTAGAAACCCTGGGCTTGAATGAATGTAAAGCCGAAGAAATGGATGCCGAGGATATGCTGTTTATTCTCTATACTTCCGGCTCTACCGGAAAGCCTAAAGGAGTTGTGCATACCTGCGGCGGCTACATGGTATATTCCGCTTATACCTTCCAGACTACGTTCCAGTACAATCCTGGTGAGGTTCATTTTTGTACCGCCGACATTGGCTGGATCACCGGACACTCATATATTGTGTATGGCCCCTTATTATCCGGTGCTACGTCTTTAATGTTTGAAGGTGTCCCTACCTGGCCAAATTCAGGCCGCATGTGGGATATTGTGCAGAAGTATAAAGTAAATATCTTATATACCGCACCCACTGCGATCCGCTCGCTGATGAGTTTTGGCCTGGAACCGATCAAAGGAAAAGACCTTAATTCGCTCACCAAACTAGGTTCTGTCGGAGAGCCTATTAATGAAGAAGCCTGGCACTGGTATGATGATAATATTGGCCAGAAGCGGTGCCCTATTACTGATACCTGGTGGCAAACTGAAACCGGCGGTATTATGATCGCTCCTATTGCCGGTGTAACGCCTACCAAACCAGGCTATGCTACGTTACCTTTACCTGGCATACAGCCTGTTCTGGTAGATGAAAATGGAAAAGAAATCGTAGGAAATGGGGTAAGCGGAAACCTGTGTATCAAATTTCCCTGGCCGGGTATGTTGCGTACTACCTATGGCGACCATGAACGCTGCCGGGTAAATTATTTCGCTACTTATCCTGGCTTATATTTTACCGGAGATGGATGCCTCCGGGATCAGGATGGCTATTATAGAATTACCGGAAGGGTAGATGATGTACTCAATGTGTCTGGCCACCGGATTGGTACGGCTGAAGTGGAAAATGCCATTAATATGTATTCGGATGTAGTAGAATCGGCTGTAGTGGGTTATCCGCATGATGTGAAAGGGCAGGGCATTTATGCGTTTGTGATCTGTACGCCACATTTAAATGATGACGAACTTACCCGCAAGGATATTCTCATGACGGTAAGCCGCATTATCGGACCAATTGCCAAGCCGGATAAAATACAGTTTGTAAAAGGATTGCCTAAAACCCGTTCCGGCAAGATTATGCGCCGCATTTTACGTAAAATAGCTGAAGGCGATATAGCAAACCTGGGCGATACATCCACATTACTCGATCCTGCGGTAGTAGATGAAATTAAGGCAGGCGCACTAATTTCAGTGAAAACACATTGA
- a CDS encoding NYN domain-containing protein produces the protein METELKLAVLIDGDNIPAAYVKEMMEEIAKYGNPTIKRIYGDWTKPTLTTWKTILLENAITPIQQYGYTTGKNATDSAMIIDAMDILYSEKVNGFCLVSSDSDFTRLATRLREAGMKVFGIGEKKTPQPFIVACDKFIYIEILKNQSGEVESDTTKGGKTARKNEVDKVTPSVIKLISSTISDLADEEGWAYLGDVGNLLQKKQPNFDSRNYGFQKLTPLIKSINKFEIEQRENLKGRFKLIYVRIKE, from the coding sequence ATGGAAACAGAACTGAAACTGGCGGTACTCATTGATGGAGATAATATTCCGGCTGCCTATGTAAAGGAAATGATGGAAGAAATTGCCAAATACGGCAATCCAACCATCAAACGCATTTACGGCGACTGGACCAAACCCACTCTCACCACCTGGAAAACCATTCTGCTGGAAAATGCCATTACGCCTATTCAGCAATACGGATATACCACCGGTAAAAATGCCACAGATTCTGCTATGATCATTGATGCGATGGATATTTTATACTCGGAGAAAGTGAATGGGTTTTGCCTGGTTTCCAGCGACAGTGATTTTACCAGACTAGCCACCAGGTTGCGGGAAGCCGGCATGAAAGTGTTTGGGATAGGAGAGAAGAAAACACCGCAGCCTTTTATTGTAGCCTGTGATAAGTTTATTTATATAGAAATTCTTAAAAACCAATCTGGTGAGGTAGAATCAGATACTACAAAGGGAGGTAAAACAGCTAGAAAAAATGAAGTAGATAAAGTTACGCCTTCCGTCATTAAATTGATTAGTTCTACCATCTCCGACCTGGCTGATGAAGAAGGCTGGGCCTATCTGGGAGATGTAGGCAACCTGCTGCAGAAGAAACAGCCCAATTTCGATTCCAGAAATTATGGGTTCCAGAAACTGACTCCGCTGATCAAGTCCATCAACAAATTTGAGATTGAACAACGGGAAAATTTAAAAGGCCGGTTTAAACTGATCTATGTCCGGATTAAAGAGTAA